One stretch of Miscanthus floridulus cultivar M001 chromosome 18, ASM1932011v1, whole genome shotgun sequence DNA includes these proteins:
- the LOC136524861 gene encoding uncharacterized protein, with translation MGDHHLQLRRPASIEKIAVPEKKALFLHAAGASPGGKQLGASSHEAAAVSITPRTATKKQPASPRACLCSPTLHAGSFRCRLHRGIGGGGGGSVGSGLHEMSKKPGGV, from the coding sequence ATGGGGGATCATCATCTGCAACTGCGCAGGCCGGCGTCGATCGAGAAGATCGCGGTGCCGGAGAAGAAGGCCTTGTTCCTCCACGCCGCCGGCGCGTCGCCGGGGGGCAAGCAGCTGGGCGCCTCCTCGCACGAGGCGGCAGCCGTGAGCATCACGCCGCGGACGGCCACGAAGAAGCAGCCGGCGAGCCCCCGGGCGTGCCTCTGCTCGCCGACCCTTCACGCGGGCTCGTTCCGGTGCAGGCTCCACCgcggcatcggcggcggcggcggcggctccgtcGGCTCCGGCCTCCACGAGATGAGCAAGAAGCCCGGCGGCGTATGA
- the LOC136520448 gene encoding uncharacterized protein has protein sequence MDIGGSGGIALSPGTGDDKFARRRSRRVSFADTTAVHVFDRDEDFETPPEEREPGSTSPSPSPRRSSAGREDEDDTEEGFHRPPVIFLQDVDSSSPGSAAGSMASADDENFFGPVSASFIQTGRPSDSGMSEDDNHDITMDSRTFSLHFHNIAPPDDCTANSAASLMTPNTASEGPLKEFTASNPATTSINGRDMLTDMSLLSGNPRTYDYDKLSPTLSSMMKKIKRIQQANSPKVGVSDVTPDCVLTLSTSEKESREENLCIDNGISSDKLGMVNTIVEHTSMRNPVSTSTDLIQEDNEMIIDGHENSQNCNHDVDPGANSTAEPPAKISPAYKSFTSNGDVQSHLVNQSLSKDQPSGSNCTTSVSSMCNVDMETHLLDQPAGKDNTDAAQSSSAATAILLMDAEQLRQQNEVMDTETVLHTPRTAGLQLQVPQGSLGTEFVGHDKRISSLKLQELPAASRLQLVEKNELGHRASDMFSNTEDHDSTLSVSSHSVPKLKKTSESFILGTPGRHGLNESTKVPDTSSHVLTLGSQPSRECNSHLDLDVVGRKRTAEENGHAVQECPEETAKTARSPRKSRKEIPCVSQPSPMIEEKQNGAHDNGKSVDIDWNKVVCTLTNATEQVLSASISKYNLQQLDMLSDKLDEIHMARKYKSLAAAVRIKDCCGDKQKRLEEARFLHDKLFYEKAKLQINNMKLVKLQKKAQLCQDRIQECCFLKSKILGAAQMKDASLPAATSVSASDRQEELAIISEKRLELKNIQQKVEKLRSSLECFDNIEGDIGSDSVVRYAKEQLMMRNQHRIIHRLAGLCKLNDIVKRDNKRDVILNYHNLLFQRIILNISDTSSIFVNNSLNVNLIGQTFPNLDASLAFNFVFKAEENQRVSDLQSLQQKTTETSLLLGNLIDVLEEIKLSKFELLNLTSTAFVLESQTCKLGLHLFFMSFKSGKKIVFIIDMTDLNRSVYPSDPSELPIKVCEAQTTLPQPSIDVTMASIRNLQPGRTVILRLCRMVSRLIHGLQ, from the exons ATGGAcatcggcggcagcggcggcatcGCATTGTCGCCGGGGACGGGGGATGACAAGTTTGCGCGGAGGCGCTCCCGCCGTGTGAGCTTCGCGGACACCACCGCGGTGCACGTGTTCGACCGCGACGAGGACTTCGAGACGCCCCCCGAGGAGCGCGAGCCCGGCTccacctccccctccccctctcccaGGAGGTCTTCGGCTGGCcgggaggatgaggacgacacggAGGAGGGTTTCCACCGGCCCCCGGTCATCTTCCTCCAGGACGTCGACTCGTCGTCCCCAGGCAGCGCCGCCGGATCCATGGCCTCCGCCGATG ATGAAAACTTCTTTGGACCTGTATCGGCAAGCTTCATTCAAACAGGAAGACCATCGGATTCTGGAATGTCAGAGGATGACAACCATGATATAACTATGGATTCCAGGACGTTCTCTTTGCATTTTCACAATATTGCTCCACCAGATGACTGTACAGCCAACTCAGCTGCGAGTCTAATGACACCTAATACTGCATCTGAGGGACCCCTGAAGGAATTTACTGCATCTAATCCTGCAACAACATCAATCAATGGTCGGGATATGTTGACTGACATGAGTTTGTTGAGTGGTAACCCCAGAACTTATGATTATGATAAGCTGTCACCCACGTTGAGCAGTATGATGAAGAAGATAAAAAGGATCCAGCAAGCAAACTCTCCTAAAGTTGGTGTTTCTGATGTAACTCCTGATTGTGTTTTAACCTTGTCTACATCTGAGAAAGAAAGTAGGGAAGAAAATTTATGCATTGACAATGGTATATCTTCTGATAAGCTGGGCATGGTTAATACGATTGTAGAGCACACTTCTATGAGAAATCCAGTTTCGACCAGCACAGATCTGATTCAAGAAGATAATGAAATGATAATTGATGGCCATGAGAATTCACAG AACTGCAACCATGATGTCGACCCTGGTGCCAATAGTACTGCAGAACCTCCTGCAAAGATTTCCCCAGCATATAAATCATTCACGAGTAATGGTGACGTGCAATCCCACCTCGTCAATCAATCTTTGTCAAAAGATCAACCATCTGGATCAAATTGCACTACAAGTGTTTCCTCTATGTGTAATGTTGACATGGAAACCCATCTTTTGGATCAACCAGCTGGTAAGGATAACACAGATGCTGCCCAGTCGTCAAGTGCAGCTACTGCCATTTTGCTGATGGATGCTGAGCAGCTGCGACAGCAAAATGAAGTGATGGATACAGAAACAGTTCTACACACTCCAAGAACTGCAGGTCTGCAGTTGCAAGTTCCACAAGGATCTTTGGGTACTGAGTTTGTTGGACATGACAAGAGAATTTCTTCTCTGAAGCTTCAAGAATTGCCTGCAGCTTCCCGGTTACAATTGGTCGAGAAGAATGAACTTGGTCATCgtgcaagtgatatgttcagcAATACTGAAGATCATGATTCCACCTTATCTGTTTCTTCTCATTCGGTTCCAAAGCTGAAGAAAACCAGTGAGTCTTTTATCCTAGGCACTCCTGGAAGACATGGGCTAAATGAGTCCACTAAGGTCCCAGATACCTCATCTCATGTCCTTACTTTGGGTAGCCAACCTAGTCGTGAATGCAACTCTCATCTGGATTTAGATGTCGTTGGAAGAAAGAGAACTGCTGAGGAAAATGGTCATGCTGTGCAAGAGTGTCCTGAAGAAACCGCTAAGACAGCAAGAAGCCCTAGAAAATCAAGAAAAGAGATTCCTTGTGTATCTCAGCCTTCTCCTATGATTGAAGAAAAACAGAATGGTGCTCATGATAATGGAAAGTCCGTGGATATTGATTGGAACAAG GTAGTATGTACCCTAACTAATGCCACGGAGCAAGTTTTGTCAGCATCAATAAGCAAGTATAATCTACAACAG CTTGATATGCTAAGCGATAAGTTGGATGAGATTCATATGGCTAGAAAATATAAAAGTCTTGCTGCTGCTGTG AGGATTAAAGATTGCTGTGGTGATAAGCAAAAGAG ATTAGAGGAGGCAAGATTTCTCCATGACAAGCTTTTCTATGAAAAGGCGAAGCTACAAATAAATAATATGAAGCTAGTTAAACTCCAA AAAAAGGCTCAGCTATGTCAAGATAGAATTCAAGAGTGCTGCTTTCTGAAATCTAAGATTTTGGGCGCTGCACAAATGAAGGATGCTTCACTTCCTGCAGCTACTTCAGTCAGTGCCAGTGATAGACAG GAAGAACTTGCCATCATTTCTGAAAAGAGGCTTGAACTAAAAAATATTCAACAGAAGGTGGAGAAATTAAGGAGTTCCCTTGAATGTTTTGACAATATTGAAGGTGACATTGGTAGTGATAGTGTTGTGAGGTATGCTAAAGAGCAGTTGATGATGAGAAACCAGCATCGCATCATCCACCGGCTAGCAGGG ctctgCAAGCTGAATGACATAGTTAAAAGGGACAATAAGCGTGATGTCATCCTCAACTATCACAATTTGTTGTTCCAAAG GATCATCTTAAACATCAGTGATACGTCTAGCATATTTGTGAATAATTCACTGAATGTAAACCTAATTGGACAG ACATTTCCAAACTTGGATGCATCTTTGGCATTCAATTTTGTTTTCAAAGCCGAGGAGAACCAGAGAGTTAGTGATTTACAATCCTTGCAGCAGAAGACAACG GAAACAAGCTTGCTTCTTGGAAATCTTATTGATGTTTTAGAAGAAATCAAGTTATCTAAATTCGAGTTACTAAATCTTACCTCCACTGCTTTTGTTTTGGAGTCCCAGACAT GTAAACTTGGCCTCCACCTGTTTTTCATGAGCTTCAAGAGTGGCAAGAAGATTGTTTTCATCATCGACATGACAGACCTGAACCG CTCGGTCTACCCTTCTGATCCATCTGAGTTACCCATTAAGGTTTGCGAAGCACAGACAACGCTACCACAGCCAAGCATAGACGTGACCATGGCTTCTATAAGGAACCTGCAACCTGGTCGCACAGTGATACTAAGGTTGTGCCGGATGGTATCCCGGCTGATTCATGGTTTACAATGA